A genomic window from Candidatus Kouleothrix ribensis includes:
- a CDS encoding sigma 54-interacting transcriptional regulator, translating to MTSTQPDAALREWGVFQATGRCDEAVIAPPIVRSWQRCVAASVDPHRAGGDTGDPVLVLDATQALLITLARPHMEDLYQFVEGSGFAVLLTDSGPLVVEAIGDPPMIAALRAQGLVRGASLREEQIGTMALNLALHEALPWQTRGAEHFCTCYHQFASSAAPIFDVGGQAIGLIGVIGPNASAHAHTLGMVIAVTQAIQAQLRNNMLLAETNDHLAELNAAIEAMSEGLILLDAQGRLSKINSRAGQLLGLTPRSAAGRQLDDLIELPLQLAAALERRREISDQELLFPGRKGAVAALCSMRPVWDRSRRYLGALITLRPADSVQRLVQRVVGAQARFSFADVVGESPAMQAAVRHARIAANSPAPVLLVGEPGVGKELFAHAIHNASTRASEPFVLLNCSAVPRTLLTGELFGYEGGQPGRADGRPGKIELAQGGTLLLEDVGALTAEAQTSLLRVIETQHVIRLGGQRVVAVDVRVIATSNGDLERAVAEARFRPELFYRLSVLTIEIPPLRARGDDVLLLLNQILAVMTRRLGRQVLFAPEALSALRAYAWPGNVRELESVLERMLHLSEKSVLTLADLPQPIGQARPSAAPATPADRLYDRHAAAEREAIVRAGRETAGHLGHVAERLGISRATLWRKMKQYGLTKEHFWQAGPTH from the coding sequence ATGACCAGCACGCAACCCGACGCCGCGCTCCGTGAGTGGGGCGTATTTCAGGCCACTGGCCGCTGCGACGAAGCCGTGATCGCGCCGCCGATCGTGCGCTCGTGGCAGCGCTGCGTCGCAGCATCAGTCGACCCGCACCGTGCCGGCGGCGATACCGGCGACCCGGTGCTGGTGCTCGATGCCACCCAGGCGTTACTAATAACGCTGGCACGCCCGCATATGGAAGACCTGTATCAGTTTGTCGAAGGCTCGGGCTTCGCAGTGCTGCTGACCGACTCGGGGCCGCTGGTGGTCGAGGCGATCGGCGACCCACCCATGATCGCGGCGCTGCGCGCACAGGGGCTGGTGCGCGGCGCCAGCCTGCGCGAAGAGCAGATTGGCACTATGGCGCTGAACCTGGCGCTGCACGAGGCGCTACCCTGGCAGACGCGCGGTGCCGAACATTTCTGCACCTGCTACCACCAGTTTGCCAGCTCGGCCGCGCCGATCTTCGACGTAGGCGGCCAGGCGATCGGCCTGATCGGCGTGATCGGCCCGAATGCATCGGCGCATGCCCATACGCTCGGCATGGTCATCGCTGTGACCCAGGCCATCCAGGCGCAGCTACGCAACAACATGCTGCTGGCCGAGACCAACGACCACCTGGCCGAGCTGAACGCAGCGATCGAGGCGATGAGCGAGGGCCTGATCTTGCTCGATGCGCAGGGCCGGCTGAGTAAGATCAACTCGCGCGCCGGCCAGCTGCTAGGCCTGACTCCGCGCAGCGCTGCCGGCCGGCAGCTCGACGATCTGATCGAGCTACCGCTGCAGCTGGCTGCCGCGCTCGAGCGCCGGCGCGAGATCAGCGACCAGGAGCTGCTGTTCCCCGGCCGCAAGGGCGCAGTGGCGGCGCTGTGCAGCATGCGCCCGGTGTGGGATCGTAGCCGGCGCTACCTGGGCGCACTGATCACCCTGCGGCCGGCCGATAGTGTGCAGCGCCTGGTGCAGCGCGTGGTCGGCGCCCAGGCGCGGTTCTCGTTCGCCGATGTGGTTGGCGAGAGTCCGGCGATGCAGGCCGCCGTGCGCCACGCGCGGATCGCGGCCAATTCGCCCGCGCCGGTGCTGCTGGTTGGCGAGCCTGGTGTAGGTAAAGAGCTGTTCGCGCACGCCATCCACAACGCCAGCACGCGCGCCAGCGAGCCGTTCGTGCTGCTGAACTGCTCGGCGGTGCCGCGTACGCTGCTCACGGGCGAGCTGTTCGGCTACGAGGGTGGCCAGCCCGGCCGGGCCGATGGCCGGCCGGGGAAGATCGAGCTAGCCCAGGGCGGCACGCTCTTGCTCGAAGATGTCGGCGCGCTGACCGCCGAGGCGCAGACCAGCCTGCTGCGTGTGATCGAGACCCAGCACGTGATCCGCCTGGGTGGCCAGCGCGTGGTCGCAGTCGACGTGCGGGTCATTGCAACCAGCAACGGCGATCTTGAGCGCGCGGTGGCCGAGGCTCGCTTTCGGCCCGAGCTGTTCTACCGCCTGAGTGTGCTGACGATCGAGATCCCGCCGTTGCGCGCGCGCGGCGACGACGTGCTGCTGCTGCTCAACCAGATCCTGGCGGTGATGACCCGGCGGCTTGGCCGGCAGGTGCTGTTTGCCCCCGAGGCGCTCAGTGCGCTGCGGGCCTATGCCTGGCCCGGCAATGTGCGCGAGCTCGAATCGGTGCTCGAGCGCATGCTGCACCTGAGCGAGAAGAGTGTGCTGACACTGGCCGATCTGCCGCAGCCGATCGGCCAGGCCCGGCCGAGTGCCGCGCCAGCCACCCCGGCCGATCGGCTGTATGACCGGCATGCCGCAGCCGAGCGCGAGGCAATTGTGCGGGCCGGGCGCGAGACGGCCGGCCACCTTGGCCACGTGGCTGAGCGGCTGGGCATTAGCCGGGCCACGCTCTGGCGTAAGATGAAGCAGTATGGCCTGACGAAAGAACACTTCTGGCAGGCCGGCCCCACGCACTGA
- the glpK gene encoding glycerol kinase GlpK, producing MAKYAAAVDQGTTSTRFMVFDHEGRVVCYDQKEHEQIYPKPGWVEHDPMEIWERTQSVIRGALAKGNIDPKDIAAVGITNQRETTVVWDKTTGKPLYNAIVWQDTRTDTIINEFAKQGGQDRFRDKVGLPLATYFSGPKVKWVLDNVEGARAAADRGDAVFGNIDTWVIWNLTGGVNGGVHVTDVTNASRTMLMDLRTLDWDDEILKVMGIPRSMLPQIKSSSEVYGTAVGELAGIAVAGDLGDQQAATVGQTCYAPGEAKNTYGTGCFMILNTGEEIVPSKSGLLTTLCYKLGNAPAVYALEGSIAITGALVQWLRDNLGMIASSAEVESLASTVEDNGGAYFVPAFSGLFAPYWKSDARGAIVGLTRYVNKGHIARAVLEATAWQTREVLDAMEKDSGVSLKALKVDGGMVYNNTLMQFQSDVLGVPVIRPVVAETTALGAAYAAGLAVGFWSNLEDLRQNWQIDHTWEPKMAEADRNSQYKLWKKAVTRTFDWVE from the coding sequence ATGGCAAAGTATGCCGCTGCAGTCGATCAAGGGACAACCAGCACACGTTTCATGGTGTTCGATCACGAGGGCCGGGTGGTTTGCTACGATCAGAAAGAGCACGAGCAGATCTACCCCAAGCCCGGCTGGGTCGAGCACGACCCGATGGAGATCTGGGAGCGCACCCAGAGCGTGATCCGCGGGGCGCTGGCCAAGGGCAATATCGATCCGAAAGACATCGCGGCTGTGGGTATTACCAACCAGCGCGAAACCACAGTAGTGTGGGATAAGACCACCGGCAAGCCGCTCTACAACGCGATCGTCTGGCAAGATACCCGCACCGACACGATCATCAACGAGTTCGCCAAGCAGGGCGGCCAGGATCGCTTCCGCGATAAAGTTGGCCTGCCGCTGGCTACCTACTTCTCAGGCCCGAAGGTCAAGTGGGTGCTCGACAATGTCGAGGGCGCACGCGCAGCCGCCGATCGCGGCGATGCGGTGTTCGGCAATATCGACACATGGGTGATCTGGAACCTGACCGGCGGCGTCAATGGCGGCGTGCATGTCACCGATGTGACCAACGCCAGCCGCACCATGCTGATGGATCTGCGCACGCTCGATTGGGACGACGAGATCCTCAAGGTTATGGGCATCCCGCGCTCGATGCTGCCGCAGATCAAATCGTCGAGCGAAGTGTATGGCACGGCAGTCGGCGAGCTGGCCGGCATCGCAGTGGCCGGCGACCTGGGCGACCAGCAGGCGGCCACGGTTGGCCAGACCTGTTATGCCCCTGGTGAGGCCAAGAACACCTACGGCACCGGCTGCTTCATGATCTTGAACACCGGCGAGGAGATTGTGCCCTCGAAGAGCGGCCTGCTCACGACACTGTGTTACAAGCTGGGCAACGCCCCGGCGGTGTACGCGCTCGAGGGGTCGATCGCCATCACCGGTGCGCTGGTGCAGTGGCTACGCGACAACCTGGGCATGATCGCCAGCAGCGCCGAGGTCGAGTCGCTGGCCAGCACGGTCGAAGATAACGGCGGCGCCTACTTCGTACCGGCGTTCTCAGGCCTGTTCGCGCCCTACTGGAAGAGCGACGCGCGTGGCGCGATCGTCGGCCTGACCCGCTATGTGAATAAGGGCCATATTGCGCGCGCCGTGCTCGAGGCGACCGCCTGGCAGACGCGCGAGGTGCTCGATGCCATGGAGAAAGACTCGGGCGTCTCGCTCAAGGCGCTCAAGGTCGACGGCGGCATGGTCTACAACAACACGCTGATGCAGTTCCAGAGCGACGTGCTGGGCGTGCCGGTCATCCGCCCGGTGGTAGCCGAGACGACCGCGCTCGGCGCGGCGTACGCGGCTGGCCTGGCAGTCGGGTTCTGGAGTAACCTGGAAGATCTGCGCCAGAACTGGCAGATCGATCACACCTGGGAGCCGAAGATGGCCGAGGCGGATCGCAATAGCCAGTATAAGCTGTGGAAGAAAGCCGTCACCCGCACGTTCGATTGGGTCGAGTAA
- a CDS encoding HPr family phosphocarrier protein → MIEATLTITNSIGLHARPAAMFYKKTREFTSKITIQNLSRPDSKELPVSAFNLLQIGVLQGHQIRLRATGEDAQAAIAALTQMIEENFGEG, encoded by the coding sequence ATGATCGAAGCAACGCTGACGATTACCAACAGTATTGGCCTGCACGCCCGGCCGGCCGCGATGTTCTATAAAAAAACTCGCGAGTTCACCAGTAAAATTACTATTCAGAATCTGAGCCGCCCCGATAGCAAAGAGCTGCCGGTGAGCGCATTCAACCTGTTGCAGATTGGCGTGCTTCAAGGCCACCAGATCCGCCTGCGCGCCACCGGCGAAGATGCGCAGGCGGCCATCGCGGCGCTGACGCAGATGATCGAAGAAAACTTTGGCGAGGGGTGA
- the ptsP gene encoding phosphoenolpyruvate--protein phosphotransferase: MSTHLHGAGGAPGIALGRAVRYLPAQPQATAPDADPATALARFADAQARAVASLNALAERLHSEGRPNEAAIFEAQALLADDPGLTDEVARRVRDEGTPLDAAVTATTAAMRAQLEALDDDYMRERAADMDAIGQSILAALHGHGSALRDLPPGAIIIAPDLTPAETAELRSGMLAGFATAYGGPTGHTAILARALGIPAVVGLGAAALDLPDGAELVLDGGAALLIGMPSQAERAEYTRRADALRADAARRMRLRDVPGRLAGGEPIGLWANVGHPDEAKLALEHGAEGIGLFRTEFLFLDRTTPPGEQEQLNAYRRTLETMAGRPVVIRTIDIGGDKPLPYLNMPHEDNPFLGVRGLRLCMQRADLFATQLRALLRAATHGDLWIMLPMVATLDDLRWGRAQLAAAATALAAEGLPHRADVRLGIMIETPAAAVTADLFAREAAFFSVGSNDLTQYTMAADRGLAGLAARYPHDAPAVLRLIGMAADAAARAGIPIGVCGELAGVPAAAPILAGLGVNELSMAPAMIAVIKEQLQSTTLAQARAAAQAATHTPAD; encoded by the coding sequence ATGTCTACACATCTTCACGGCGCAGGCGGCGCGCCCGGCATTGCGCTCGGGCGCGCCGTTCGCTATCTGCCGGCCCAGCCGCAGGCCACCGCACCCGACGCCGACCCGGCCACGGCGCTGGCGCGCTTCGCCGACGCACAGGCCCGCGCGGTGGCGTCGCTCAACGCGCTGGCCGAACGCCTGCACAGCGAAGGCCGGCCCAACGAGGCCGCGATCTTCGAGGCCCAGGCGCTGCTGGCCGACGACCCAGGGCTCACCGATGAGGTGGCCCGGCGTGTGCGCGACGAAGGTACGCCGCTCGATGCGGCGGTCACGGCGACGACGGCCGCTATGCGCGCCCAGCTCGAGGCGCTCGACGACGACTACATGCGCGAGCGCGCCGCCGACATGGACGCGATCGGCCAGTCGATCCTGGCTGCGCTGCACGGCCATGGCTCGGCACTGCGCGATCTACCGCCCGGCGCGATCATCATCGCGCCCGACCTGACGCCGGCCGAGACGGCCGAGCTGCGCAGCGGCATGCTGGCTGGCTTCGCCACTGCCTATGGCGGCCCAACCGGCCACACCGCCATTCTGGCGCGCGCGCTGGGCATCCCGGCGGTGGTGGGCCTGGGCGCGGCCGCACTCGATCTGCCCGACGGCGCCGAGCTGGTGCTCGACGGCGGCGCGGCGCTGCTGATCGGCATGCCCAGCCAGGCCGAGCGCGCCGAGTACACCCGCCGCGCCGATGCACTACGCGCCGACGCCGCGCGCCGCATGCGCCTGCGCGACGTGCCCGGCCGGCTGGCCGGCGGCGAGCCGATCGGGCTGTGGGCTAATGTCGGCCACCCCGACGAGGCCAAGCTGGCGCTTGAGCATGGTGCCGAAGGCATCGGCCTGTTTCGCACCGAGTTCCTGTTTCTCGACCGCACCACACCGCCTGGTGAGCAAGAGCAGCTCAACGCCTACCGGCGCACCCTCGAGACTATGGCCGGCCGGCCGGTGGTGATCCGCACAATCGATATCGGCGGCGACAAGCCGCTGCCCTACCTGAACATGCCGCACGAAGATAACCCGTTCCTGGGCGTGCGCGGCCTACGCCTGTGCATGCAACGCGCCGATCTGTTTGCCACCCAGCTGCGCGCGCTGCTGCGCGCGGCGACCCACGGCGACCTGTGGATCATGCTGCCGATGGTCGCCACGCTCGACGACCTGCGCTGGGGCCGCGCGCAGCTGGCCGCCGCCGCCACCGCGCTGGCTGCCGAGGGCCTGCCGCACCGCGCCGATGTGCGCCTGGGGATCATGATCGAAACGCCCGCCGCCGCTGTCACCGCCGATCTGTTCGCGCGCGAGGCGGCCTTCTTCAGCGTCGGCAGCAACGACCTGACCCAATACACCATGGCGGCTGACCGCGGGCTGGCCGGCCTGGCCGCGCGCTACCCGCACGACGCGCCGGCAGTGCTGCGGCTGATCGGCATGGCCGCCGATGCGGCTGCGCGCGCGGGTATCCCGATCGGCGTGTGCGGCGAGCTGGCCGGCGTGCCCGCCGCCGCGCCCATCCTGGCCGGCCTGGGCGTGAATGAGCTGAGCATGGCCCCGGCCATGATCGCGGTGATCAAAGAGCAGCTGCAGAGCACCACCCTGGCGCAGGCGCGCGCGGCCGCCCAGGCCGCGACACATACACCTGCGGATTGA
- the dhaK gene encoding dihydroxyacetone kinase subunit DhaK, with the protein MKKLINSPEGVVKDALAGVAAAHANLVTVHYDPDIVVRADAPVKGKVGIISGGGSGHEPMHGGFVGRGMLDAACPGAVFTSPVPDQMLAATKAVDGGAGVLHIVKNYTGDVMNFEMAAELAAAEGIEVAAVVTNDDVAVENSTWTAGRRGVGVTVLLEKIVGAAAEAGANLAECKRIAEKVNGQGRSMGMALNACTVPHAGKPSFELPDDEIEVGIGIHGEPGRRREKLASAAAITAMLAEPIVSDLPFERGDKVLAFVNGMGGTPLIELYVVYNELNKILADHGITISRNLIGSYITSLEMAGCSITLLKLDDELTTLWDAPVLTPALRWGA; encoded by the coding sequence GTGAAGAAGCTGATTAACTCGCCTGAAGGTGTAGTTAAGGATGCGCTGGCCGGTGTGGCGGCGGCACATGCCAACCTGGTTACAGTCCACTACGACCCCGACATCGTTGTGCGGGCCGATGCCCCGGTCAAGGGCAAAGTCGGCATTATCTCGGGTGGCGGCAGCGGCCACGAGCCCATGCACGGCGGGTTTGTCGGCCGCGGCATGCTCGATGCGGCCTGCCCTGGCGCAGTGTTCACCTCGCCGGTGCCCGACCAGATGCTGGCGGCCACCAAGGCCGTCGATGGCGGCGCGGGCGTGCTGCATATCGTCAAGAACTACACCGGCGACGTGATGAACTTCGAGATGGCCGCTGAGCTGGCGGCTGCCGAAGGCATCGAGGTGGCGGCTGTCGTGACCAACGACGACGTGGCGGTGGAGAATAGCACCTGGACGGCCGGCCGGCGTGGCGTGGGCGTGACGGTGCTGCTCGAGAAGATCGTCGGCGCGGCCGCCGAGGCCGGCGCCAACCTGGCCGAGTGCAAACGCATCGCCGAGAAGGTCAACGGCCAGGGCCGCTCGATGGGCATGGCGCTGAATGCCTGCACCGTGCCGCACGCCGGCAAACCCTCGTTCGAGCTGCCCGACGACGAGATCGAGGTGGGTATCGGCATCCACGGCGAGCCGGGCCGCCGGCGCGAGAAGCTGGCCAGTGCCGCTGCGATCACCGCCATGCTGGCCGAGCCGATCGTGAGCGACCTGCCGTTCGAGCGTGGCGACAAGGTGCTGGCCTTCGTGAACGGCATGGGCGGCACGCCGCTGATCGAGCTGTACGTAGTGTACAACGAGCTGAACAAAATCCTGGCAGATCATGGCATTACGATCAGCCGCAACCTGATCGGCAGCTACATTACATCGCTCGAGATGGCCGGCTGCTCGATCACGCTGCTCAAGCTCGACGACGAGCTGACCACGTTGTGGGATGCGCCGGTGCTGACGCCGGCCCTGCGCTGGGGCGCGTAG
- the dhaL gene encoding dihydroxyacetone kinase subunit L, translating into MRITAEHVIHFIEGVAARIKEHRDELVQLDAPIGDSDHGVNMDRGFTTVLEKLPTVADKDIGTILKTVGMTLVSTVGGASGPLYGTAFLRAGMALADRYELTPAEVVAALEAALEGIQARGKAQRGEKTMVDAIGPGIDVLKEAQSGDQDFLAALRRSVAAVEAGMKATIPMLATKGRASYLGQRSIGHQDPGATSAFYMAQVMLETVEAIQE; encoded by the coding sequence ATGCGTATTACAGCTGAGCACGTCATCCATTTCATCGAAGGCGTGGCTGCCCGGATCAAAGAACATCGCGATGAACTGGTGCAGCTCGACGCGCCGATTGGCGACTCCGATCACGGCGTGAATATGGACCGCGGGTTCACGACGGTGCTCGAAAAGCTGCCAACCGTCGCCGACAAAGACATCGGCACGATCTTGAAAACCGTGGGGATGACACTGGTCTCGACTGTTGGTGGCGCATCTGGCCCGCTGTATGGCACCGCATTTTTACGCGCCGGCATGGCGCTGGCCGATCGCTACGAGCTGACGCCGGCCGAGGTAGTGGCAGCGCTCGAAGCCGCGCTCGAGGGCATCCAGGCCCGCGGCAAAGCCCAGCGCGGCGAGAAGACCATGGTCGATGCGATTGGGCCAGGCATCGACGTACTGAAAGAGGCACAATCGGGCGACCAGGATTTCCTGGCCGCACTGCGCCGCTCGGTCGCGGCGGTCGAGGCCGGTATGAAGGCGACCATCCCCATGCTTGCCACCAAAGGCCGCGCCTCGTACCTCGGCCAGCGCAGTATTGGCCACCAGGACCCCGGCGCGACCTCGGCGTTCTACATGGCCCAGGTAATGCTGGAGACAGTTGAAGCTATCCAAGAATAG
- a CDS encoding aquaporin family protein — MFLAEMFGTMVLILLGDGVVANVLLNKSKGQNGGWIVITAGWAFAVMCGVFTSSALGGPGSLNPAGEIAGIVAGGADASKAIMNIAGQFVGAFLGAVLVYLVYLPHWGETSDKGLKLAVFSTGPAIRNTGSNLLTEAIATFALIFIVNCILKVATGTTAGFGPYLVGALIWGLGLSLGGPTGYALNPARDLGPRIAHFVLPIPGKGDSDWAYSWIPVVGPIIGAVVGLIVFKAVAG, encoded by the coding sequence ATGTTCCTCGCCGAAATGTTCGGGACAATGGTGCTCATCCTCCTGGGTGACGGCGTCGTCGCCAACGTGTTGTTGAACAAGTCGAAGGGCCAGAACGGTGGCTGGATCGTAATCACCGCAGGATGGGCCTTCGCAGTCATGTGTGGCGTGTTTACGTCGTCGGCACTAGGTGGCCCTGGCTCACTCAACCCGGCCGGCGAAATTGCCGGTATCGTTGCAGGCGGCGCCGATGCGAGCAAGGCGATCATGAATATCGCCGGCCAGTTCGTCGGCGCATTTCTAGGCGCGGTGCTGGTGTACCTGGTGTATCTGCCGCACTGGGGCGAGACGAGCGATAAGGGCCTCAAGCTGGCGGTGTTCAGCACCGGCCCGGCTATCCGCAACACTGGCTCTAATCTGCTGACTGAGGCGATTGCCACATTCGCGCTGATCTTCATCGTCAACTGTATCCTCAAGGTCGCCACTGGCACGACTGCCGGCTTTGGCCCATACCTGGTCGGCGCGCTGATCTGGGGTCTAGGCCTGAGCCTGGGCGGCCCGACCGGATACGCCCTGAACCCGGCCCGCGACCTTGGCCCGCGCATTGCGCACTTCGTACTGCCCATCCCCGGCAAGGGCGACTCCGATTGGGCATACTCGTGGATCCCGGTCGTCGGCCCGATCATCGGGGCGGTGGTTGGCCTGATCGTCTTCAAGGCGGTGGCTGGTTAG
- the rlmD gene encoding 23S rRNA (uracil(1939)-C(5))-methyltransferase RlmD, producing MGLMTTSDWPETLELTLDGIAQGGDAVGRWGTRVVFATGGLPGERVLVQLGERHSNYARGSVLEVYEPAPTRVPPRVPGADQIAWQHIAYPAQLRFKREIVLDQLAKIGGLADSPVAETLPALRPWGYRNSARFHGEGNQIGYHAADTRSVRPVDHDPLALPVLNEALAALRTAMPPDLAPREVLLRASESYGYALAALHGAAGGMAKRWRTGFPALAGVYCAASDDHEEITLGAAHLVEELDGMAFQLRPTTFFQVNLASAEALLGLVRAGLALHGGERLLDLYCGAGTFALPLARLAGEVVGIEEFAGAVEDGRASAELNGLANTRFVAGRVEAALGALDGTFDAAVLDPPRRGCHPQAIARLIALAPARIVYVSCHPATLARDLKLLVAGGYRVEHAQPIDLFPQTAHIECVVVLVRG from the coding sequence ATGGGATTGATGACAACATCAGACTGGCCCGAGACACTGGAGCTGACGCTTGATGGGATCGCCCAGGGTGGCGACGCGGTTGGCCGCTGGGGCACGCGGGTAGTGTTCGCCACCGGCGGCCTACCCGGCGAGCGCGTGCTGGTGCAGCTCGGCGAGCGCCACTCGAACTACGCGCGCGGCAGTGTGCTCGAGGTGTACGAGCCTGCCCCCACACGCGTGCCCCCACGTGTACCCGGCGCCGACCAGATCGCCTGGCAGCATATCGCCTACCCGGCCCAGCTGCGCTTCAAGCGCGAGATTGTGCTCGACCAGCTGGCCAAGATCGGTGGCCTGGCCGACTCGCCGGTGGCCGAGACATTGCCGGCGCTGCGGCCGTGGGGCTACCGCAATAGCGCGCGCTTCCACGGCGAGGGCAACCAGATCGGCTACCACGCCGCCGACACACGCAGCGTGCGGCCAGTCGATCACGACCCGCTGGCGCTGCCGGTGCTGAACGAGGCCCTGGCGGCCCTACGCACGGCCATGCCGCCCGATCTAGCCCCGCGCGAGGTGCTGCTGCGCGCCAGCGAGAGCTACGGCTACGCGCTGGCGGCGCTACACGGCGCGGCCGGCGGCATGGCCAAACGCTGGCGCACCGGCTTCCCGGCGCTGGCCGGTGTGTATTGCGCGGCGTCTGACGACCACGAGGAGATCACCCTGGGCGCCGCGCACCTGGTCGAAGAGCTGGATGGCATGGCTTTTCAACTCCGCCCAACCACCTTCTTTCAAGTCAACCTGGCCTCGGCCGAGGCGCTGCTCGGGCTGGTGCGCGCCGGCCTGGCATTGCACGGCGGCGAGCGCCTGCTCGACCTGTACTGCGGCGCGGGGACGTTCGCGCTGCCACTGGCGCGGCTGGCCGGCGAGGTGGTTGGCATCGAAGAGTTCGCCGGCGCGGTCGAAGATGGCCGGGCCAGCGCCGAGCTGAACGGCCTGGCCAACACCCGCTTCGTGGCCGGGCGGGTCGAGGCCGCGCTGGGCGCGCTCGACGGCACGTTCGACGCAGCCGTGCTCGACCCACCCCGGCGCGGCTGCCACCCCCAGGCAATCGCCCGGCTGATCGCTCTGGCTCCCGCGCGCATCGTATATGTGTCGTGCCACCCGGCCACACTGGCGCGTGATCTCAAGCTGCTGGTGGCGGGCGGCTACCGGGTCGAGCATGCCCAGCCGATCGACCTGTTCCCTCAGACCGCGCACATTGAGTGTGTGGTGGTGCTGGTGCGTGGCTAG
- the dhaM gene encoding PTS-dependent dihydroxyacetone kinase phosphotransferase subunit DhaM, with amino-acid sequence MVSLLIVSHSAQLAAGVKEFATQVSGGKVQIVDAGGTDDGSLGTSVDRIKAGLQQVASPDGTLVLVDVGSAVLSVEIAIEDLQLEQVHISDAPLVEGAYLAALEALVDSTLAETAAAALQGREMVKVHR; translated from the coding sequence ATGGTCAGCCTGCTTATCGTCTCGCACAGTGCGCAGCTTGCCGCCGGGGTGAAGGAGTTCGCCACCCAGGTATCCGGTGGGAAGGTTCAGATTGTTGATGCAGGCGGCACCGACGATGGTTCACTCGGTACCAGTGTTGACCGGATCAAGGCCGGCCTTCAGCAGGTTGCATCGCCCGACGGTACGCTCGTGCTGGTTGATGTTGGCAGCGCGGTGCTCAGCGTCGAGATTGCCATCGAAGATCTTCAGCTCGAGCAGGTGCATATCAGCGATGCGCCGCTCGTCGAAGGTGCATACCTCGCAGCGCTCGAGGCATTGGTTGACTCAACGCTGGCAGAGACTGCCGCAGCGGCGCTACAGGGCCGCGAGATGGTCAAAGTTCATCGCTGA